A single window of Malus sylvestris chromosome 5, drMalSylv7.2, whole genome shotgun sequence DNA harbors:
- the LOC126624767 gene encoding DNA polymerase kappa isoform X2: MANSETSADTARPWQSYNTVYTNAKAGMEGVDRERVQRIVYEMSKGSQYFQNEERKEAFIREKIENMRARCAKLKPADLDHFQTVADKRILELEATRDLSRIWVHVDMDAFYAAVETLSDPSLKGKPMAVGGMSMISTANYEARKFGVRAAMPGFIARKLCPDLIFVPTDFEKYNHYSSLTRKVYQKYDPNFLAASLDEAYLDVTEVCKERGTTGEEIAKELRAGVYEVTGLTCSAGVAPNRLLAKVCSDINKPNGQFVLPNNRVAVMTFISSLPVRKIGGIGKVTEHILKDALGISTCEEILQKSSLICALFSRSAADFFLSVGLAIGGTDTPEARLRKSISNERSFSATGDEAYIYRKLADIAEMLSTDLQKEGLCGRTLTLKLKTASFEVRTRAVTSQKYICSTEDILKHASKLLKAELPISLRLIGLRVSHFDEEKVGAPSDPTQRTLTDYILSGNVLRKNVGNQSSLEMDTNGCCMMHGEEPCLFEDGHQTSRDSLDGNHLVNLDDSKFTLGNFDEKEEVYESTSSVNAETVCVDIQNEDNVQGGVSPLLAAGHSFSGQFEGSTLDRVNNVTNNREDVASCSVSQKELLLWLNDYKCSICGIEVPASFVEERQEHFDFHLAEKLQKEESGADSTCMLRQRNHVRNVEKDHRTSQRKNKRPKLSQKEGKHIPIDSFFVRSNQNF; this comes from the exons ATGGCGAACAGCGAAACCTCCGCCGATACTGCCCGGCCCTGGCAGTCCTACAACACCGTTTACACGAACGCCAAAGCCG GCATGGAAGGCGTCGACAGGGAGAGAGTGCAGAGGATAGTGTACGAAATGAGCAAAGGATCGCAGTACTTCCAAAACGAGGAACGCAAAGAGGCCTTCATCAGGGAGAAGATAGAGAACATGCGAGCCCGATGCGCGAAGCTCAAACCAGCAGACCTGGATCACTTCCAAACG GTTGCTGATAAAAGAATTTTGGAGCTTGAAGCGACGCGGGACCTTTCGAGGATTTGGGTACATGTGGATATGGATGCTTTCTATGCGGCTGTCGAGACTTTGAGCGACCCGTCGTTGAAGGGGAAGCCCATGGCTGTTGGTGGCATGTCTATGATCTCCACTGCTAATTATGAG GCAAGGAAGTTTGGGGTTCGTGCTGCGATGCCTGGTTTCATTGCTCGTAAATTATGTCCCGACTTAATTTTTGTGCCTACGGATTTCGAGAAGTATAATCATTACAGTAGTTTAACTAGAAAAG tatATCAGAAGTATGATCCTAACTTCCTCGCTGCTAGTTTGGACGAAGCATATCTTGATGTAACTGAGGTTTGCAAAGAAAGGGGCACTACTGGTGAAGAA ATTGCCAAAGAACTCAGAGCTGGTGTTTATGAAGTGACTGGTCTTACATGCAGTGCTGGAGTGGCACCAAACCGTCTACTTGCTAAG GTTTGCTCAGATATAAACAAGCCAAATGGACAGTTTGTTTTACCAAATAATCGGGTGGCTGTCATGACATTTATATCCTCTCTTCCTGTCCGAAAG ATTGGGGGCATTGGTAAAGTAACTGAGCATATATTGAAGGATGCTCTTGGGATTAGTACATGTGAGGAGATTCTGCAAAAGAGCAGTTTAATTTGTGCGCTATTTTCTCGATCTGCAGCAG ATTTTTTCCTCTCAGTGGGACTTGCCATTGGGGGAACAGATACTCCTGAAGCAAGATTGAGAAAAAGTATAAGTAATGAGAGATCATTTTCAGCCACAGGGGATGAAGCATATATTTATCGTAAATTGG CGGATATTGCAGAGATGCTATCTACTGATTTGCAAAAGGAGGGTCTTTGTGGGCGAACATTGACTCTAAAACTAAAGACAGCATCGTTTGAG GTTCGCACCAGAGCTGTGACTTCGCAAAAATATATATGCTCAACTGAGGATATTTTGAAGCATGCTTCAAAGTTGCTTAAGGCTGAACTTCCTATTTCTTTGAGGCTGATAG GCTTGCGGGTGTCTCACTTTGATGAAGAAAAGGTTGGTGCTCCATCTGATCCCACACAAAGAACTCTCACGGATTATATTTTATCAGGAAATGTTTTAAGGAAAAATGTGGGGAATCAGAGCTCCTTGGAAATGGATACTAATGGTTGCTGCATGATGCATGGTGAAGAACCCTGTTTATTTGAAGATGGCCATCAAACTTCTCGAGATTCTCTTGATGGAAACCACTTAGTAAATTTGGACGACAGTAAGTTTACTTTGGGAAATTTTGATGAAAAGGAAGAAGTTTATGAATCTACGAGCAGTGTAAATGCAGAAACGGTGTGTGTGGACATACAGAATGAGGACAACGTACAGGGTGGAGTGTCACCATTGTTGGCAGCAGGTCATTCTTTTTCTGGGCAGTTTGAGGGCAGTACCCTAGACAGAGTGAATAATGTAACTAACAACCGTGAGGACGTTGCAAGTTGTTCGGTCAGTCAGAAAGAGTTACTTTTGTGGTTGAATGACTACAAGTGTTCGATATGTGGGATAGAAGTGCCAGCTAGCTTCGTTGAGGAAAGGCAAGAGCACTTTGATTTTCATCTTGCTGAGAAACTTCAGAAAGAAGAATCTGGCGCTGACTCAACATGTATGCTGAGGCAGAG AAACCATGTCAGAAATGTCGAGAAGGATCATCGTACAAgccaaaggaaaaacaaaaggcCGAAGCTGTCCCAGAAAGAAGGCAAACATATACCTATCGATTCATTTTTCGTTCGGAGCAACCAGAACTTCTAG
- the LOC126624408 gene encoding uncharacterized protein LOC126624408, translated as MELSSISMISTSNLSMPNPTVHFRRTISVLIRTRTRIVSSLLTPTTLTKKSREAGTGPTMPTMAEILDSSKSQKLDLQLQTVGPFFRITARSLGTKKELGKAEGFIRVWLKGRILHLESIRLKRETLGMEKSIFGIGLFLGAVAVRYGYDCGCGTAELLAINDSDIYHHKLVRFYSRIGFKAVHEVTGSTFGDFAHMLVWGGIGTRTDASVEALLIKWCTRFKSPK; from the exons ATGGAACTATCATCCATATCAATGATTTCAACTTCCAACCTCTCCATGCCAAATCCAACTGTTCATTTTCGCCGCACCATAAGCGTTTTAATCCGAACCAGAACCCGAATTGTTTCTTCATTACTCACCCCCACTACCCTTACCAAGAAAAGTAGAGAGGCCGGCACCGGACCCACAATGCCAACCATGGCTGAGATACTGGACTCATCAAAATCCCAGAAGCTGGACCTGCAGCTCCAAACTGTGGGACCCTTTTTCAGAATCACGGCCAGAAGCTTGGGGACGAAGAAAGAGCTCGGAAAGGCCGAGGGGTTCATAAGGGTCTGGCTGAAAGGGAGGATCCTTCACTTGGAGTCCATCAGACTCAAGAGAGAGACTCTGGGGATGGAGAAGTCGATATTTGGGATCGGTTTGTTTCTTGGAGCTGTTGCCGTTCGGTATGGATACGATTGCGGTTGCGGAACGGCTGAGCTGCTGGCTATCAATGACTCCGATATTTACCACCACAAG CTTGTGCGGTTCTATTCAAGAATCGGATTCAAGGCTGTACATGAAGTAACTGGTTCGACATTTGGAGACTTCGCCCATATGCTGGTCTGGGGAGGAATCGGGACCCGAACGGATGCCAGTGTTGAAGCGCTACTGATCAAATGGTGCACCAGGTTCAAATCTCCAAAGTGA
- the LOC126624649 gene encoding adenylyl-sulfate kinase 3-like translates to MPHSLSVYIFFWVFRKPNFSFRLIQILFFFWGDLMILRDMQAKSLQWAPSPGLRVGVETSSLSQLAVLNLPRGASVNGLKARSLFVVKAMEVEGSRTASLKGHAGSSDKNGSLLSSVGNSTNIKWHECSLNKTDRQKLLKQKGCVIWITGLSGSGKSTVACALGGSLYHRGKLSYILDGDNVRHGLNCDLSFKAEDRAENIRRIGEVAKLFADAGVICIASVVSPYRRDRDACRAMLPAGDFIEVFMDVPLQVCEARDPKGLYKLARAGKIEGFTGIDDPYEQPLDCEIVLSHKGGACPSPCEMAEEVVSYLEDQGFLQA, encoded by the exons ATGCCACATTCACTTTCAGTGTATatatttttctgggttttcagAAAGCCCAATTTTTCTTTTCGTttaattcaaattttgttttttttttggggggattTGATGATTTTGCGAGATATGCAAGCCAAGTCACTGCAATGGGCGCCGTCGCCGGGACTCCGGGTCGGGGTCGAAACGTCTTCTTTGTCGCAGCTGGCGGTCCTGAACTTGCCCCGTGGTGCTTCTGTGAATGGCTTGAAAGCCAGGAGTTTGTTTGTAGTAAAGGCCATGGAGGTGGAGGGTTCCAGAACGGCGAGTCTGAAAGGCCACGCTGGGAGTTCAG aTAAAAATGGGAGCTTGTTGTCTTCGGTTGGCAATTCAACCAATATTAAATGGCATGAGTGTTCATTGAACAAAACTGACAGGCAAAAGTTGCTTAAACAAAAGGGGTGTGTCATTTGGATCACCGGTCTCAGCGGTTCAG GGAAGAGCACGGTGGCTTGTGCATTGGGTGGGAGTTTGTATCACAGGGGAAAACTATCGTACATTCTTGATGGGGACAATGTCAGGCATGGCCTGAATTGCGACCTTAGTTTTAAAGCAGAAGATCGTGCAGAGAACATTCGGAGGATTG GGGAGGTGGCAAAATTGTTTGCTGATGCTGGAGTTATTTGTATTGCTAGCGTGGTTTCTCCTTATAGAAGGGATCGTGATGCCTGCCGTGCAATGCTACCTGCTGGAGACTTCATTGAG GTGTTCATGGACGTTCCACTCCAAGTTTGTGAGGCTAGAGACCCGAAAGGCCTATATAAGCTTGCACGTGCAGGGAAGATCGAAG GTTTTACTGGGATTGATGATCCATATGAGCAACCGTTAGATTGTGAG ATAGTATTATCACATAAAGGAGGAGCATGTCCTTCCCCATGTGAGATGGCCGAAGAAGTAGTTTCTTACTTGGAAGATCAGGGGTTCCTCCAGGCATAA
- the LOC126624767 gene encoding DNA polymerase kappa isoform X3: MANSETSADTARPWQSYNTVYTNAKAGMEGVDRERVQRIVYEMSKGSQYFQNEERKEAFIREKIENMRARCAKLKPADLDHFQTVADKRILELEATRDLSRIWVHVDMDAFYAAVETLSDPSLKGKPMAVGGMSMISTANYEARKFGVRAAMPGFIARKLCPDLIFVPTDFEKYNHYSSLTRKVYQKYDPNFLAASLDEAYLDVTEVCKERGTTGEEIAKELRAGVYEVTGLTCSAGVAPNRLLAKVCSDINKPNGQFVLPNNRVAVMTFISSLPVRKIGGIGKVTEHILKDALGISTCEEILQKSSLICALFSRSAAVGLAIGGTDTPEARLRKSISNERSFSATGDEAYIYRKLADIAEMLSTDLQKEGLCGRTLTLKLKTASFEVRTRAVTSQKYICSTEDILKHASKLLKAELPISLRLIGLRVSHFDEEKVGAPSDPTQRTLTDYILSGNVLRKNVGNQSSLEMDTNGCCMMHGEEPCLFEDGHQTSRDSLDGNHLVNLDDSKFTLGNFDEKEEVYESTSSVNAETVCVDIQNEDNVQGGVSPLLAAGHSFSGQFEGSTLDRVNNVTNNREDVASCSVSQKELLLWLNDYKCSICGIEVPASFVEERQEHFDFHLAEKLQKEESGADSTCMLRQRNHVRNVEKDHRTSQRKNKRPKLSQKEGKHIPIDSFFVRSNQNF; this comes from the exons ATGGCGAACAGCGAAACCTCCGCCGATACTGCCCGGCCCTGGCAGTCCTACAACACCGTTTACACGAACGCCAAAGCCG GCATGGAAGGCGTCGACAGGGAGAGAGTGCAGAGGATAGTGTACGAAATGAGCAAAGGATCGCAGTACTTCCAAAACGAGGAACGCAAAGAGGCCTTCATCAGGGAGAAGATAGAGAACATGCGAGCCCGATGCGCGAAGCTCAAACCAGCAGACCTGGATCACTTCCAAACG GTTGCTGATAAAAGAATTTTGGAGCTTGAAGCGACGCGGGACCTTTCGAGGATTTGGGTACATGTGGATATGGATGCTTTCTATGCGGCTGTCGAGACTTTGAGCGACCCGTCGTTGAAGGGGAAGCCCATGGCTGTTGGTGGCATGTCTATGATCTCCACTGCTAATTATGAG GCAAGGAAGTTTGGGGTTCGTGCTGCGATGCCTGGTTTCATTGCTCGTAAATTATGTCCCGACTTAATTTTTGTGCCTACGGATTTCGAGAAGTATAATCATTACAGTAGTTTAACTAGAAAAG tatATCAGAAGTATGATCCTAACTTCCTCGCTGCTAGTTTGGACGAAGCATATCTTGATGTAACTGAGGTTTGCAAAGAAAGGGGCACTACTGGTGAAGAA ATTGCCAAAGAACTCAGAGCTGGTGTTTATGAAGTGACTGGTCTTACATGCAGTGCTGGAGTGGCACCAAACCGTCTACTTGCTAAG GTTTGCTCAGATATAAACAAGCCAAATGGACAGTTTGTTTTACCAAATAATCGGGTGGCTGTCATGACATTTATATCCTCTCTTCCTGTCCGAAAG ATTGGGGGCATTGGTAAAGTAACTGAGCATATATTGAAGGATGCTCTTGGGATTAGTACATGTGAGGAGATTCTGCAAAAGAGCAGTTTAATTTGTGCGCTATTTTCTCGATCTGCAGCAG TGGGACTTGCCATTGGGGGAACAGATACTCCTGAAGCAAGATTGAGAAAAAGTATAAGTAATGAGAGATCATTTTCAGCCACAGGGGATGAAGCATATATTTATCGTAAATTGG CGGATATTGCAGAGATGCTATCTACTGATTTGCAAAAGGAGGGTCTTTGTGGGCGAACATTGACTCTAAAACTAAAGACAGCATCGTTTGAG GTTCGCACCAGAGCTGTGACTTCGCAAAAATATATATGCTCAACTGAGGATATTTTGAAGCATGCTTCAAAGTTGCTTAAGGCTGAACTTCCTATTTCTTTGAGGCTGATAG GCTTGCGGGTGTCTCACTTTGATGAAGAAAAGGTTGGTGCTCCATCTGATCCCACACAAAGAACTCTCACGGATTATATTTTATCAGGAAATGTTTTAAGGAAAAATGTGGGGAATCAGAGCTCCTTGGAAATGGATACTAATGGTTGCTGCATGATGCATGGTGAAGAACCCTGTTTATTTGAAGATGGCCATCAAACTTCTCGAGATTCTCTTGATGGAAACCACTTAGTAAATTTGGACGACAGTAAGTTTACTTTGGGAAATTTTGATGAAAAGGAAGAAGTTTATGAATCTACGAGCAGTGTAAATGCAGAAACGGTGTGTGTGGACATACAGAATGAGGACAACGTACAGGGTGGAGTGTCACCATTGTTGGCAGCAGGTCATTCTTTTTCTGGGCAGTTTGAGGGCAGTACCCTAGACAGAGTGAATAATGTAACTAACAACCGTGAGGACGTTGCAAGTTGTTCGGTCAGTCAGAAAGAGTTACTTTTGTGGTTGAATGACTACAAGTGTTCGATATGTGGGATAGAAGTGCCAGCTAGCTTCGTTGAGGAAAGGCAAGAGCACTTTGATTTTCATCTTGCTGAGAAACTTCAGAAAGAAGAATCTGGCGCTGACTCAACATGTATGCTGAGGCAGAG AAACCATGTCAGAAATGTCGAGAAGGATCATCGTACAAgccaaaggaaaaacaaaaggcCGAAGCTGTCCCAGAAAGAAGGCAAACATATACCTATCGATTCATTTTTCGTTCGGAGCAACCAGAACTTCTAG
- the LOC126624767 gene encoding DNA polymerase kappa isoform X4, whose amino-acid sequence MANSETSADTARPWQSYNTVYTNAKAGMEGVDRERVQRIVYEMSKGSQYFQNEERKEAFIREKIENMRARCAKLKPADLDHFQTVADKRILELEATRDLSRIWVHVDMDAFYAAVETLSDPSLKGKPMAVGGMSMISTANYEARKFGVRAAMPGFIARKLCPDLIFVPTDFEKYNHYSSLTRKVYQKYDPNFLAASLDEAYLDVTEVCKERGTTGEEIAKELRAGVYEVTGLTCSAGVAPNRLLAKVCSDINKPNGQFVLPNNRVAVMTFISSLPVRKIGGIGKVTEHILKDALGISTCEEILQKSSLICALFSRSAADFFLSVGLAIGGTDTPEARLRKSISNERSFSATGDEAYIYRKLADIAEMLSTDLQKEGLCGRTLTLKLKTASFEVRTRAVTSQKYICSTEDILKHASKLLKAELPISLRLIGLRVSHFDEEKVGAPSDPTQRTLTDYILSGNVLRKNVGNQSSLEMDTNGCCMMHGEEPCLFEDGHQTSRDSLDGNHLVNLDDSKFTLGNFDEKEEVYESTSSVNAETVCVDIQNEDNVQGGVSPLLAAGHSFSGQFEGSTLDRVNNVTNNREDVASCSVSQKELLLWLNDYKCSICGIEVPASFVEERQEHFDFHLAEKLQKEESGADSTCMLRQRNVEKDHRTSQRKNKRPKLSQKEGKHIPIDSFFVRSNQNF is encoded by the exons ATGGCGAACAGCGAAACCTCCGCCGATACTGCCCGGCCCTGGCAGTCCTACAACACCGTTTACACGAACGCCAAAGCCG GCATGGAAGGCGTCGACAGGGAGAGAGTGCAGAGGATAGTGTACGAAATGAGCAAAGGATCGCAGTACTTCCAAAACGAGGAACGCAAAGAGGCCTTCATCAGGGAGAAGATAGAGAACATGCGAGCCCGATGCGCGAAGCTCAAACCAGCAGACCTGGATCACTTCCAAACG GTTGCTGATAAAAGAATTTTGGAGCTTGAAGCGACGCGGGACCTTTCGAGGATTTGGGTACATGTGGATATGGATGCTTTCTATGCGGCTGTCGAGACTTTGAGCGACCCGTCGTTGAAGGGGAAGCCCATGGCTGTTGGTGGCATGTCTATGATCTCCACTGCTAATTATGAG GCAAGGAAGTTTGGGGTTCGTGCTGCGATGCCTGGTTTCATTGCTCGTAAATTATGTCCCGACTTAATTTTTGTGCCTACGGATTTCGAGAAGTATAATCATTACAGTAGTTTAACTAGAAAAG tatATCAGAAGTATGATCCTAACTTCCTCGCTGCTAGTTTGGACGAAGCATATCTTGATGTAACTGAGGTTTGCAAAGAAAGGGGCACTACTGGTGAAGAA ATTGCCAAAGAACTCAGAGCTGGTGTTTATGAAGTGACTGGTCTTACATGCAGTGCTGGAGTGGCACCAAACCGTCTACTTGCTAAG GTTTGCTCAGATATAAACAAGCCAAATGGACAGTTTGTTTTACCAAATAATCGGGTGGCTGTCATGACATTTATATCCTCTCTTCCTGTCCGAAAG ATTGGGGGCATTGGTAAAGTAACTGAGCATATATTGAAGGATGCTCTTGGGATTAGTACATGTGAGGAGATTCTGCAAAAGAGCAGTTTAATTTGTGCGCTATTTTCTCGATCTGCAGCAG ATTTTTTCCTCTCAGTGGGACTTGCCATTGGGGGAACAGATACTCCTGAAGCAAGATTGAGAAAAAGTATAAGTAATGAGAGATCATTTTCAGCCACAGGGGATGAAGCATATATTTATCGTAAATTGG CGGATATTGCAGAGATGCTATCTACTGATTTGCAAAAGGAGGGTCTTTGTGGGCGAACATTGACTCTAAAACTAAAGACAGCATCGTTTGAG GTTCGCACCAGAGCTGTGACTTCGCAAAAATATATATGCTCAACTGAGGATATTTTGAAGCATGCTTCAAAGTTGCTTAAGGCTGAACTTCCTATTTCTTTGAGGCTGATAG GCTTGCGGGTGTCTCACTTTGATGAAGAAAAGGTTGGTGCTCCATCTGATCCCACACAAAGAACTCTCACGGATTATATTTTATCAGGAAATGTTTTAAGGAAAAATGTGGGGAATCAGAGCTCCTTGGAAATGGATACTAATGGTTGCTGCATGATGCATGGTGAAGAACCCTGTTTATTTGAAGATGGCCATCAAACTTCTCGAGATTCTCTTGATGGAAACCACTTAGTAAATTTGGACGACAGTAAGTTTACTTTGGGAAATTTTGATGAAAAGGAAGAAGTTTATGAATCTACGAGCAGTGTAAATGCAGAAACGGTGTGTGTGGACATACAGAATGAGGACAACGTACAGGGTGGAGTGTCACCATTGTTGGCAGCAGGTCATTCTTTTTCTGGGCAGTTTGAGGGCAGTACCCTAGACAGAGTGAATAATGTAACTAACAACCGTGAGGACGTTGCAAGTTGTTCGGTCAGTCAGAAAGAGTTACTTTTGTGGTTGAATGACTACAAGTGTTCGATATGTGGGATAGAAGTGCCAGCTAGCTTCGTTGAGGAAAGGCAAGAGCACTTTGATTTTCATCTTGCTGAGAAACTTCAGAAAGAAGAATCTGGCGCTGACTCAACATGTATGCTGAGGCAGAG AAATGTCGAGAAGGATCATCGTACAAgccaaaggaaaaacaaaaggcCGAAGCTGTCCCAGAAAGAAGGCAAACATATACCTATCGATTCATTTTTCGTTCGGAGCAACCAGAACTTCTAG
- the LOC126624407 gene encoding mitochondrial outer membrane protein porin 2-like isoform X2: MSKSSSKPKHKSKSKSKSTTSSKGPPLFSDFGHKAKDLLTAGYSKGQRFSFSSHIDGGVNLTCSTSAKIGGRSSAAVAGSYTYKNATFNCRIDTDSKVTGTLGTKFPSCTKTSASFSLPEYKSSKLRFQTRQEYGAAAVSVSLCQSPAINLSATVGSVSFVIGMEAEYKTASSTFSKCNAGISMKSLNSDASIILGNKGGLVTASYVHYLDQEKKNAAVVEFTQNLSTKRSTLTVGGSCMVDHQTVVKARLDGSGDVKTLLQYSIRPKSRLSISGEFNTKALDRIPKIGLALSLAP, translated from the exons ATGAGCAAGTCCTCCTCCAAGCCTAAGCATAAAAGCAAGAGCAAGAGCAAAAGCACAACCAGCAGCAAGGGCCCTCCACTTTTCTCCGACTTCGGTCACAAAGCTAAAG ACTTGCTTACAGCGGGATATTCCAAGGGCCAGAGGTTCAGTTTCTCATCCCACATTGATGGCGGAGTG AACCTTACATGTTCAACCTCCGCGAAGATTGGAGGACGATCAAGTGCAGCTGTTGCAGGATCGTACACATACAAGAATGCCACCTTCAACTGCCGAATTGATACGGATTCAAAA GTTACTGGAACATTAGGTACGAAGTTTCCGTCATGCACAAAGACTTCAGCTTCATTCAGCTTGCCGGAGTACAAGTCTAGCAAG CTCCGGTTTCAAACACGCCAAGAATATGGTGCCGCAGCTGTGTCTGTTTCTCTGTGCCAGTCCCCTGCAATCAACCTTTCAGCAACCGTCGGTAGTGTAAGCTTTGTCATCGGTATGGAGGCAGAATACAAGACTGCTTCCAGCACTTTCTCCAAATGTAATGCAGGCATTAGCATGAAGAGTCTCAATTCTGATGCTTCAATAATTCT GGGAAACAAGGGTGGCTTGGTAACAGCATCGTACgttcattatcttgatcaagaaaagAAGAATGCAGCAGTGGTGGAGTTCACTCAGAACCTCTCAACAAAGAGAAGCACCTTGACAGTTGGAGGATCGTGCATGGTTGATCATCAAACAGTGGTGAAAGCTAGACTCGATGGTAGCGGAGATGTTAAGACTCTCCTGCAGTACAGTATTAGACCCAAGTCGCGCTTGTCTATCTCCGGCGAGTTCAACACCAAGGCACTTGACAGGATTCCTAAAATTGGACTGGCACTTTCTCTTGCCCCTTAA